A genomic segment from Janthinobacterium sp. 64 encodes:
- the acs gene encoding acetate--CoA ligase produces MAAIENQGQGTEQQGPEESRVFEPSAAFAAQATISGMDAYRAMVADAERDYEGFWAKLARENLSWKKPFTRTLNEDNAPFYKWFEDGLLNVSYNCLDRNIENGLGDKTAIIFEADDGTVTKATYTELHEKVCKFANGLKAKGIAKGDRVIIYMSMSVEGVAAMQACARIGATHSVVFGGFSAKSLQERIIDAGAVAVITGDEQLRGGKKLPLKSIVDEALALGGCECVKNVIVYKRTGSDLPMVAGRDTWLHDLVEGQSAQCEPEWVDAEHPLFILYTSGSTGTPKGVQHSSGGYLLWAALTMKWSFDIKPDDVFWCTADIGWVTGHSYIAYGPMAVGATQVVFEGIPTYPNAGRFWETIKKHNVSIFYTAPTAIRSLIKAADVDPKVHPGNYDLSSLRLLGTVGEPINPEAWMWYYKHIGGEKCPIVDTFWQTETGGHMITPLPGATPMVPGSCTLPLPGIMAAIVDEAGQDVPNGQGGILVVKRPWPSMIRTIWNNPERFKSSYFPEELGGKMYLAGDGAIRNKETGYFTITGRIDDVLNVSGHRMGTMEIESALVANPLVAEAAVVGRPDDTTGESICAFVVLKQARPTGEEAKRLALELRNWVGKEIGPIAKPKEIRFGDNLPKTRSGKIMRRLLRVLAKGETITQDVSTLENPAILDQLKETS; encoded by the coding sequence ATGGCCGCTATAGAGAACCAAGGGCAGGGCACTGAGCAGCAGGGACCGGAAGAGTCGCGCGTATTTGAACCGTCGGCAGCGTTTGCCGCACAGGCAACGATTTCCGGCATGGACGCCTACCGCGCCATGGTGGCCGACGCCGAACGCGACTACGAAGGCTTCTGGGCCAAGCTGGCGCGCGAGAACCTGAGCTGGAAAAAGCCGTTTACCCGCACCCTGAACGAAGACAACGCCCCGTTCTACAAGTGGTTCGAAGACGGCCTGCTGAACGTGTCGTACAACTGTCTGGACCGCAACATCGAAAATGGACTGGGCGACAAGACGGCCATCATTTTCGAAGCGGATGACGGCACCGTCACCAAGGCAACTTATACAGAGCTGCACGAAAAAGTCTGCAAGTTCGCCAATGGCCTGAAAGCCAAGGGCATCGCCAAGGGCGACCGCGTCATCATCTATATGTCGATGTCCGTCGAAGGCGTTGCCGCAATGCAAGCCTGCGCGCGCATCGGCGCCACGCATTCCGTCGTGTTCGGCGGCTTCTCGGCGAAGTCCTTGCAGGAACGCATCATCGACGCCGGCGCCGTGGCCGTCATCACGGGCGACGAGCAATTGCGCGGCGGCAAGAAGCTGCCATTGAAATCCATCGTCGACGAAGCGCTGGCGCTGGGCGGCTGCGAGTGCGTGAAAAACGTCATCGTCTACAAACGCACGGGCAGCGACTTGCCGATGGTGGCCGGTCGCGACACGTGGCTGCACGACCTGGTCGAAGGCCAGAGCGCGCAATGCGAGCCGGAATGGGTCGATGCCGAGCATCCACTGTTCATCTTGTACACCTCCGGTTCGACCGGCACGCCGAAGGGTGTGCAGCATTCGAGCGGCGGCTACCTGCTGTGGGCCGCGCTGACGATGAAGTGGAGTTTCGACATCAAGCCCGACGACGTGTTCTGGTGCACGGCCGACATCGGCTGGGTAACGGGCCACAGCTACATCGCGTATGGCCCGATGGCCGTGGGCGCCACGCAAGTGGTATTCGAAGGCATCCCGACCTACCCGAACGCGGGCCGTTTCTGGGAAACCATCAAGAAGCACAACGTCAGCATCTTCTACACGGCGCCGACGGCCATCCGTTCGCTGATCAAGGCGGCCGACGTGGACCCGAAAGTCCATCCAGGCAACTACGACCTGAGCAGCCTGCGTTTGCTGGGTACGGTTGGCGAGCCGATCAATCCGGAAGCGTGGATGTGGTACTACAAGCACATCGGCGGCGAGAAATGCCCGATTGTCGATACCTTCTGGCAAACGGAAACGGGCGGTCACATGATCACCCCGTTGCCAGGCGCCACGCCGATGGTCCCCGGTTCCTGCACCCTGCCATTGCCTGGCATCATGGCCGCCATCGTCGACGAAGCGGGCCAGGACGTGCCGAACGGCCAGGGCGGCATCCTGGTGGTGAAGCGTCCATGGCCATCGATGATCCGCACGATCTGGAACAACCCCGAGCGTTTCAAGTCCAGCTACTTCCCGGAAGAACTGGGCGGCAAGATGTACCTGGCAGGCGACGGCGCCATCCGCAACAAGGAAACGGGCTACTTCACCATCACGGGCCGCATCGATGACGTCTTGAACGTGTCGGGCCACCGCATGGGCACGATGGAAATCGAATCGGCCCTGGTCGCCAACCCGCTGGTGGCCGAGGCGGCCGTGGTGGGCCGTCCGGACGACACGACAGGCGAATCGATCTGCGCCTTCGTGGTGCTGAAGCAAGCGCGTCCGACGGGCGAGGAAGCGAAACGACTGGCGCTGGAGCTGCGCAACTGGGTCGGCAAGGAAATCGGCCCGATCGCCAAACCGAAGGAAATCCGTTTCGGCGACAACCTGCCAAAAACCCGCTCCGGCAAAATCATGCGCCGCCTGCTGCGCGTGCTGGCCAAGGGCGAGACGATCACGCAAGACGTGTCGACCCTGGAAAACCCGGCGATTCTGGATCAGCTGAAAGAAACGTCGTAA